The following are from one region of the Natronosporangium hydrolyticum genome:
- a CDS encoding NfeD family protein has translation MAVLLWIVLAVVLAIAEVFTATLVLLMLAAGAGAAAIAAALGLGVVGQVVTFAAVSALSLFVLRPIIRKHAMPAIAGADETIGMKALEGAPGSVLEQVTQESGLVRIEGELWNARVYDATQILEPGERVRVIEVKGTTALVWRDEFGDVVEDDREGTL, from the coding sequence GTGGCAGTGCTGTTGTGGATTGTGCTCGCGGTCGTGCTCGCGATCGCTGAAGTCTTTACGGCCACGCTCGTGCTGCTCATGCTCGCCGCGGGGGCAGGGGCGGCGGCGATCGCGGCGGCGCTGGGCCTGGGCGTGGTGGGGCAGGTCGTCACCTTCGCGGCGGTTTCGGCGTTGTCTCTGTTCGTGCTGCGTCCGATCATCCGCAAGCATGCGATGCCGGCGATCGCCGGGGCGGACGAGACCATCGGCATGAAGGCGTTGGAGGGGGCGCCGGGCAGCGTGCTGGAACAGGTCACCCAGGAGAGCGGGTTGGTGCGGATCGAGGGCGAGTTGTGGAACGCCCGGGTGTACGACGCCACCCAGATCCTCGAACCGGGGGAGCGGGTCCGGGTGATCGAGGTCAAGGGCACTACTGCGCTGGTGTGGCGGGACGAGTTTGGTGATGTGGTCGAAGACGACCGGGAGGGGACCCTCTGA
- a CDS encoding serine hydrolase domain-containing protein — translation MSESADQLLDETVRVIRRLVAQAQSDGRVPTLAVGVARGGSLIHLRRVGAQPIEADTQFRIGSITKTMTATLVLQLHEQGQVALDDPLTRYVPELPVGAVTIRQLLGHAAGLQREPDGRWWERASGQDLSTLLATVGPAQLTRPPYHGHHYSNLAYGLLGAVLERVSGQTWWSLAEQRLLGPLGLHRTSYSPQEPFARGYVVHPWHGTLREEPRYDSGAMAPAGQLWSTLSDLARWADFLARPDPAVLAAASLDQMCVPVAIRDPHAWTAGHGLGLALWRHRERVYVGHAGSMPGYLAVVVVDRPTGTAVVAAADAYTVTGGGLSELAIGTLTTVLDREPPAPPPWRPAAHAPPPEIAELCGGWWWMGREFTLSWHGDADELVMSSVTVPGGATRFRPDSDGAGFDRWRGVAGPDDGEILRVLRDPDHGGVVGLEVATLRFHRAPTDHG, via the coding sequence GTGTCCGAATCCGCTGACCAGCTGCTCGATGAGACCGTCCGGGTGATCCGCCGGCTGGTCGCACAGGCACAGTCCGACGGCCGGGTGCCGACGCTCGCCGTCGGCGTGGCCCGCGGCGGCTCGCTGATCCATCTCCGCCGAGTCGGCGCCCAGCCGATCGAGGCCGACACCCAGTTCCGGATCGGGTCGATCACCAAGACGATGACCGCGACACTGGTGCTGCAGCTCCACGAGCAGGGTCAGGTGGCACTGGACGATCCACTCACCCGGTACGTGCCGGAGCTCCCGGTCGGCGCAGTGACGATCCGGCAACTGCTGGGACACGCCGCCGGCCTGCAGCGCGAGCCGGACGGCCGGTGGTGGGAGCGCGCCAGCGGGCAGGACCTGTCGACGCTGCTGGCGACGGTCGGCCCGGCGCAGCTCACCCGGCCGCCGTACCACGGCCACCACTACTCCAACCTCGCCTACGGGCTGCTCGGGGCGGTCCTCGAACGGGTCAGCGGGCAAACCTGGTGGTCCCTGGCCGAGCAACGGTTGCTCGGCCCGCTCGGGCTCCACCGCACCAGCTACTCCCCGCAGGAGCCGTTCGCCCGCGGCTATGTGGTCCATCCATGGCACGGCACGCTCCGGGAGGAGCCACGGTACGACAGCGGGGCGATGGCACCGGCCGGACAGCTCTGGTCGACCCTGTCCGACCTCGCCCGATGGGCCGATTTCCTAGCCCGGCCGGACCCGGCGGTGCTAGCCGCGGCGAGCCTCGACCAGATGTGTGTCCCGGTGGCGATCCGCGACCCGCACGCCTGGACCGCAGGGCACGGGCTCGGTCTGGCGCTGTGGCGGCATCGGGAACGCGTCTACGTCGGCCACGCCGGATCAATGCCCGGCTACCTGGCGGTGGTGGTGGTCGATCGGCCGACCGGGACGGCGGTGGTGGCCGCCGCCGACGCCTACACGGTGACCGGCGGCGGGCTCAGCGAGCTGGCGATCGGCACGCTGACCACGGTGCTCGACCGGGAACCGCCGGCACCGCCGCCGTGGCGCCCCGCGGCGCACGCGCCGCCGCCGGAGATCGCCGAACTCTGCGGCGGCTGGTGGTGGATGGGCCGGGAGTTCACCTTGAGCTGGCACGGCGACGCCGACGAACTGGTGATGTCGTCGGTGACCGTGCCGGGCGGCGCCACCCGGTTCCGACCTGACAGCGACGGGGCCGGCTTCGACCGGTGGCGCGGCGTCGCGGGCCCGGACGACGGCGAGATCCTGCGGGTCCTGCGGGACCCGGACCACGGCGGGGTGGTGGGTCTGGAGGTCGCCACCCTGCGCTTCCACCGCGCCCCGACCGACCATGGTTGA
- a CDS encoding HAD-IIA family hydrolase produces the protein MAGDRKPVAAWLTDMDGVLVHEGQPIPGAPEFVGRLRESGKPFLVLTNNSIYTPRDLVARLSRVGFHVPEESIWTSALATAQFLYDQRPNGTAYVLGEAGLTTALHESGYVLTDHDPDYVVVGETRTYSFEAITRAVRLINNGARFICTNPDATGPSSEGALPATGAVAAMISKATGVEPYFIGKPNPMMMRSALNRIEAHSETTAMIGDRMDTDVLCGLEAGLDTILVLTGISNRADVDRFPYRPSRVVESVVDLIEEV, from the coding sequence ATGGCCGGTGACCGCAAACCGGTCGCGGCCTGGCTGACCGACATGGACGGGGTGCTGGTCCACGAGGGTCAGCCGATCCCCGGGGCGCCCGAGTTCGTCGGCCGGCTGCGCGAGTCCGGTAAGCCGTTCCTAGTGCTCACGAACAACTCGATCTACACTCCGCGGGATCTGGTCGCCCGGTTGAGCCGGGTCGGCTTCCACGTTCCGGAGGAGTCGATCTGGACCTCGGCGCTGGCGACGGCGCAGTTCCTCTACGACCAGCGACCCAACGGCACCGCGTACGTGTTGGGTGAGGCCGGCTTGACGACCGCGCTGCACGAGTCGGGCTATGTGCTCACCGATCACGATCCGGATTATGTGGTGGTGGGGGAGACCCGTACCTACAGTTTCGAGGCGATCACCCGGGCGGTTCGTCTGATCAACAATGGGGCGCGGTTCATCTGCACCAACCCGGACGCCACGGGCCCGTCCAGCGAAGGGGCGTTGCCGGCGACCGGAGCGGTGGCGGCGATGATCTCGAAGGCGACCGGGGTGGAGCCCTACTTCATCGGCAAGCCCAATCCGATGATGATGCGCTCGGCGCTGAACCGGATCGAGGCGCACTCGGAGACCACCGCGATGATCGGCGACCGGATGGACACCGATGTGCTCTGCGGGCTGGAGGCCGGTCTGGACACCATCCTGGTGTTGACCGGGATCAGCAACCGCGCCGATGTCGACCGCTTCCCGTACCGGCCCAGCCGGGTGGTGGAGTCGGTCGTCGATCTCATCGAGGAGGTCTGA
- a CDS encoding ferrochelatase: protein MGYDAVLLLSFGGPERPEDVLPFLQNVTRGRRVPPERLAEVAEHYQHFGGVSPINDQCRALLAAMRAEFDRHQLDTPVYWGNRNWHPMLADTLAQARDDGVESAVAFVTSPYGSYSSCRQYLEDIAAARAAVGPRAPVVHKLRHYHDHPGLVEPFADGVRQALASLAPAPREATRLVFTAHSIPVEMAECAGPEGGRYEAQLAETAALVAAAAAPDLPYDLVWQSRSGPPQVPWLEPDINDHLGTLAEQGVGAVAVSPIGFISDHLEVMWDLDTEAADTAKQLGLEYARAATPGTDPRFVAMIRELVQERMVPEGDHPARRMGTLPVWDTCLSHCCQSRSAPRG from the coding sequence GTGGGCTACGACGCTGTCTTGCTGCTGTCGTTCGGCGGGCCGGAGCGGCCCGAGGACGTGCTGCCGTTTCTGCAGAATGTGACTCGGGGCCGCCGGGTGCCGCCGGAGCGGCTCGCCGAGGTTGCCGAGCATTACCAGCACTTCGGCGGGGTGTCGCCGATCAACGATCAGTGCCGGGCGCTGCTCGCCGCGATGCGGGCAGAGTTCGATCGGCACCAGCTCGACACCCCGGTGTATTGGGGCAACCGCAACTGGCATCCTATGCTCGCGGATACGCTCGCCCAGGCCCGCGACGACGGGGTCGAGTCGGCGGTCGCGTTCGTGACCAGCCCGTACGGGTCGTACTCGTCCTGCCGGCAATATCTGGAAGACATCGCGGCGGCCCGGGCGGCGGTGGGTCCGCGCGCCCCGGTGGTGCACAAGCTGCGGCACTACCACGACCATCCGGGCCTGGTCGAGCCGTTCGCCGACGGGGTCCGGCAGGCGTTGGCCAGCCTCGCGCCAGCCCCGCGGGAGGCGACCCGGCTGGTCTTCACAGCCCATTCGATCCCGGTGGAGATGGCCGAGTGCGCCGGTCCCGAGGGCGGGCGCTACGAAGCCCAGTTGGCCGAGACGGCGGCGTTGGTGGCCGCGGCCGCCGCCCCCGATCTGCCGTATGACCTGGTGTGGCAGAGCCGCTCCGGCCCGCCGCAGGTGCCATGGCTGGAGCCGGACATCAACGACCACCTGGGCACCCTCGCCGAGCAGGGGGTCGGCGCGGTGGCGGTCAGCCCGATCGGCTTCATCTCCGACCACCTGGAGGTGATGTGGGACCTCGACACCGAGGCCGCCGACACCGCCAAGCAGCTGGGGCTGGAGTACGCGCGGGCCGCCACCCCGGGCACCGACCCCCGGTTCGTCGCGATGATCCGCGAACTCGTACAGGAACGGATGGTGCCGGAGGGTGACCATCCGGCCCGTCGGATGGGTACGCTGCCGGTGTGGGATACCTGTCTCAGCCACTGCTGTCAGAGCCGGTCCGCGCCCCGCGGCTGA
- the fabI gene encoding enoyl-ACP reductase FabI, giving the protein MSALLAGKRLLITGVLTEQSIAFATARLAQEHGAQIVLTGYGRMSLVERIAKRLPQPAPVVELDVTDPEHLDSLVERLQPHLSELDGVVHSIAYGPPSTLGGNFLEAPWEDVATAVHVSAYSYRSLAMAALPMLRPGAGLVGLTFDASQAWPVYDWMGVAKAGLESTSRYLARYLGPKGIRSNLVAAGPLRTMAAKSIPGFQQFEESWVQRAPLGWELADPEPAGRAILALLSDWFPATTGEIIHVDGGYHAVGG; this is encoded by the coding sequence GTGTCTGCACTGTTGGCCGGTAAGCGGCTACTGATTACCGGTGTGCTCACTGAGCAGTCGATCGCGTTCGCGACCGCCCGGCTCGCCCAGGAGCATGGGGCACAGATCGTGCTCACCGGCTATGGGCGGATGTCGCTGGTGGAGCGGATCGCCAAGCGACTGCCGCAGCCGGCGCCGGTGGTGGAGCTGGACGTCACCGACCCGGAGCACCTCGACAGCCTGGTCGAGCGGCTGCAGCCGCACCTGAGTGAGCTGGACGGTGTGGTGCACTCGATCGCCTACGGCCCGCCCAGCACGCTCGGGGGCAACTTCCTCGAAGCGCCGTGGGAGGACGTGGCCACCGCGGTCCACGTCTCCGCGTACTCGTACCGGTCGTTGGCGATGGCGGCGCTGCCGATGCTGCGCCCCGGCGCCGGCCTGGTCGGGCTCACCTTCGACGCCAGCCAGGCCTGGCCGGTCTACGACTGGATGGGCGTGGCCAAGGCCGGGTTGGAGTCGACCTCCCGCTACCTCGCCCGCTACCTGGGCCCCAAGGGCATCCGCAGCAACCTGGTGGCGGCCGGCCCGCTGCGGACGATGGCGGCCAAGTCGATCCCCGGCTTCCAGCAGTTCGAGGAGAGCTGGGTGCAGCGGGCGCCGCTGGGTTGGGAGCTGGCCGACCCGGAGCCGGCCGGCCGGGCGATCCTGGCGCTGCTCTCCGACTGGTTCCCGGCGACCACCGGTGAGATCATTCACGTCGACGGGGGCTACCACGCGGTGGGCGGCTGA
- the fabG gene encoding 3-oxoacyl-ACP reductase FabG, whose amino-acid sequence MARTVLVTGGNRGIGLAIAEAFVAQGDQVAVTHRGSEAPAGTFGVTCDVTDPAAVDAAFKTVEGELGPVEVLIANAGVTDDTLLMRMSEDQFTRVVDTNLTGAWRCAKRAATRMVRGRWGRMVFISSVVGLYGSPGQVNYAASKAGLVGMARSITRELGSRNITANVVAPGFIDTEMTAALPPERQEEYKKATPAGRFAAPAEVAGVVTWLASDAAGYITGAVIPVDGGLGMGH is encoded by the coding sequence ATGGCGCGCACCGTGCTCGTCACCGGGGGCAACCGGGGGATCGGCCTGGCGATCGCGGAGGCGTTCGTCGCACAGGGTGACCAGGTGGCGGTGACCCACCGCGGGTCCGAAGCCCCCGCGGGCACCTTCGGGGTGACCTGCGACGTGACCGACCCGGCCGCGGTCGACGCCGCCTTCAAGACCGTGGAGGGTGAGCTCGGCCCGGTGGAGGTGCTCATCGCCAACGCCGGCGTCACCGACGACACGCTGCTGATGCGGATGAGCGAAGACCAGTTCACCCGGGTGGTCGACACCAACCTCACCGGCGCCTGGCGGTGCGCCAAACGCGCCGCCACCCGGATGGTCCGCGGCCGCTGGGGTCGGATGGTCTTCATTTCGTCCGTGGTCGGCCTCTACGGCAGCCCCGGCCAGGTCAATTATGCCGCTAGTAAGGCCGGGTTGGTGGGTATGGCCCGTTCCATCACCCGGGAGCTCGGCAGCCGCAACATCACCGCGAACGTGGTGGCGCCCGGGTTCATCGACACCGAAATGACCGCCGCGCTGCCGCCAGAGCGGCAGGAAGAGTACAAGAAGGCCACCCCGGCCGGGCGGTTCGCCGCCCCGGCCGAGGTCGCGGGCGTGGTCACCTGGCTCGCCAGCGACGCGGCCGGCTACATAACCGGCGCGGTGATCCCGGTCGACGGTGGTCTGGGGATGGGGCACTGA